The Streptomyces fungicidicus nucleotide sequence CCCGTGGCACCGGTCACGGGAACAACAGGGGGCAACGTCCCACGAAGGGGTACGAAGGGCGTGCGGGCCAGGGGCGCGCCGCACATATATCTACGCGCCGGTGGTTCGCGCCGTGGCGCGCATCCCCCGTGCAGGTGAGTTGAGACCTCTTCGCAACATCGCACCCTCGCCAGGCCCGCATGCGCCGACACGTCAGGTCCTGGCATTGGAACGTTCAACCTCCTTGATTTGCAAGGCAATTGAGTATCAATGATCATGCAGAAACGTGCCTGTCAATGTGTGCATATGCGTCCGCCCTACCCCACCGCATGAGCCCTACTATCGGCTCGCCATGACAGCAGCAGGGAAGCACCAGGTGAGCCGCGCGGAAACCTCACGCCGAGGCAGCCGGCCGGGTCGAGCGGGCATCAGGGACGTGGCCGCCGCCGCCGGAGTCTCCATCACGACCGTCTCCGACGCCCTCAACGGCAAGGGCAGGCTCCCGGACGCCACCCGGCGCCACGTCCGCGAGGTGGCCGACCGACTGGGGTACCGCCCCTCGGCCGCCGCCCGGACGCTCCGCACCGGGAAGTCCGGACTCATCGGCCTGACCGTGACGACGTACGGGGATGAACCTTTCACCTTCACCGAGTTCGCGTACTTCGCCGAGATGGCGCGGGCCGCCACCTCCGCCGCGCTCGCCCGCGGCTACGCCCTGGTCATCCTGCCCGCGACCTCCCGCCACGACGTGTGGTCCAACGTCGCACTGGACGGCACGGTCGTCATCGACCCCTCCGACCAGGACCCGGTCGTCAGCGAACTGGTCCGCCAGGGCTTACCGGTCGTCTCCGACGGCCGCCCGGCCGGCGCGCTGCCGGTCACGGCCTGGGTCGACAACGACCACGAGGCCGCGGTCATGGGCATCCTCGACCACCTCGCCGACGCCGGCGCCCGCCGCATCGGTCTGCTCACCGGCACCACCACCGACACGTACACCCACCTCTCGACCACCGCGTATCTGCGCTGGTGCGAGCGCGTGGGCCAGGACCCCGTCTACGAGTCCTACCCGGCGCACGATCCGCGCGCGGGCGCCGTCGCCGCCGACCGGCTGCTCGCACGCCCCGACCGCCCCGACGCCGTCTACGGCCTGTTCGACCCGAACGGCACCGACCTGCTCGCCGCCGCCCGCCGCTACGGCCTGCGCGTCCCGGACGACCTGCTGCTCGTCTGCTGCAGCGAGTCCATGGTCTACGCCAACACCGAACCCCCGGTCACCACGCTCTCCCTCAAACCGCGCCGCATCGGCACGGCGGTGATCCAGCTGCTCATCGACGCCATCGAGGGGGTCGAGTCCGACCAGCCGGTGGAGCAGGTCATACCGACCGAACTGATCGTCCGCACCTCCTCACAGCGCCGCCCGCCGCGTACGACGGTCAGCCCGCCGAGGTCCCCGAACGGGACGTGACACACCGGTCCGAGCGGACTGGCGCCGCCCGGCCACGGAACAGGACGGGCCGGCCGCCCCGAGAGGACGGGCCGGCGACCGGCGGAGGGCGCGGGGGAACGGCGGACGAAGACCGTCCCAAACGGGGCGAAAGCCTCGGTGAAGCGGAGTCTCGCTCCGATTCACCACCCCTGGGTCATCACACAGCGCGATCCGCATTCCTATGATGGGCCCACGACACCGCGGGCCGCTGCGACCAGGCAGTCCGACGCGGTGCGGAAGCGGCGTGATGGTGGAGGGGTCGATGACTCAGGGGGCCGGTCAGGGACCCGATGTGGAGCGGACGGCGACGCTGCGCGACTTCCGGGTACCCGCGTACGTCCACGAGTCCGGTCCGTACGCCCAGAGCACGCACCCCGGTGACGTCGCCCCGCCCTCCGAGGAGACCTATCCGGAGGGATACACGCCCACCCAGCGGGACCTCCCCGTCATCAATCGGGGTGACACTGTCCAGGTGACCGTCGACCCCGCGTCCGTCCCCGCTCCGCCGCCCGCCACCGGCCAGGGCCCGCTGTACGTGGTCGGCGACGTCCACGGCTACCTCGACGAGCTGATGGCCGCGCTCCGGGAGCAGGACCTCGTCGACGCGGCGGGCAAGTGGTGCGCCGGCACCGCCCGGCTGTGGTTCCTCGGCGACTTCACCGACCGCGGCCCGGACGGCATCGGCGTGATCGACCTCGTGATGCGGCTGTCCGCCGAGGCCGCCGCCGCGGGCGGGTACTGCAAGGCCCTGATGGGTAACCACGAGCTGCTGCTGATCGGCGCCAAGCGGTTCGGGGACACCCCCGTCAACTCCGGCGCCGGCACCGCCACCTTCCAGGCGGCCTGGCTGCTCAACGGCGGACAGAAGACCGACATGGACCGCCTCCAGGACCACCACCTGCAGTGGATGGCCCGGCTCGACGCCGTCGAGGAGGTGGACGGCCACCTGCTGCTGCACTCCGACACCACCGCCTACCTCGACTACGGCCGCTCCATCGAGGAGGTCAACGACACCGTCCGCGAGACGATCACGCGCAACGACGCCGACGAGGTCTGGGACCTCTTC carries:
- a CDS encoding metallophosphoesterase, which codes for MVEGSMTQGAGQGPDVERTATLRDFRVPAYVHESGPYAQSTHPGDVAPPSEETYPEGYTPTQRDLPVINRGDTVQVTVDPASVPAPPPATGQGPLYVVGDVHGYLDELMAALREQDLVDAAGKWCAGTARLWFLGDFTDRGPDGIGVIDLVMRLSAEAAAAGGYCKALMGNHELLLIGAKRFGDTPVNSGAGTATFQAAWLLNGGQKTDMDRLQDHHLQWMARLDAVEEVDGHLLLHSDTTAYLDYGRSIEEVNDTVRETITRNDADEVWDLFRKFTKRFSFRDEGGADAVRSLLDTYGGTRVVHGHSPIPYLLGEVGSEEDEDDTGPVVTGPHVYADGLAIAMDGGVTMAGKLLVQQLPLRA
- a CDS encoding LacI family DNA-binding transcriptional regulator, with translation MTAAGKHQVSRAETSRRGSRPGRAGIRDVAAAAGVSITTVSDALNGKGRLPDATRRHVREVADRLGYRPSAAARTLRTGKSGLIGLTVTTYGDEPFTFTEFAYFAEMARAATSAALARGYALVILPATSRHDVWSNVALDGTVVIDPSDQDPVVSELVRQGLPVVSDGRPAGALPVTAWVDNDHEAAVMGILDHLADAGARRIGLLTGTTTDTYTHLSTTAYLRWCERVGQDPVYESYPAHDPRAGAVAADRLLARPDRPDAVYGLFDPNGTDLLAAARRYGLRVPDDLLLVCCSESMVYANTEPPVTTLSLKPRRIGTAVIQLLIDAIEGVESDQPVEQVIPTELIVRTSSQRRPPRTTVSPPRSPNGT